One stretch of Aquimarina sp. Aq107 DNA includes these proteins:
- a CDS encoding cellulase family glycosylhydrolase — translation MKRFINYMMILLLFFSSITEIIAQQQNFLTVSGNKLYDTTGKEVRLTGVNWFGFETQNYSPHGIWSRDMKSVLQQIKDLGFNTIRVPWCNEMLNPSSSIAINSYGTDAYSGVSPMNEEEATVSKPIELLDIFVKWCQENDMKIVLDNHSRAADGFLNEAVWYTPEYSEERWINDWVFIADRYKNYSAVVAMDLNNEPHGSTWGDSNPDTDWNKAAERCGNAVLQANPNVLIIIEGVGEFEGNSYWWGGQLMGAKKYPVQLSDPSKLMYSAHEYGPEVSQQDWFTASDFPQNMPGLWTDNFHYLYEEGTSPLFLGEFGIKDQDAFGGISYTWFTEFTDFMGDIYSWTFWSMNPNSGDTGGILQDDWTNVNQWKLDVLTPHLAPFIPNVVGGTGNLPPTARFTSDIDSGNAPLTVQFDASESTDPDGDNLSYSWNFGDGSTATGIGISHLFAQPGTYQVSLTVNDGALSDTTNKTITVIDDTVPTVTANLVADNNSGIAPATINFDATGSMSSDGSALVYGWDFGDGTAGSGVTINHEFVEAGSYDVVLTVSNADGVSDTAITTIVITEPNTGGDCSFGAPLNNPLPTIPNASYSNIYILGSGGPDLSNVTNFTINWDLQNNGLWQFSMNTNNGIPSWWNDLKTNVTIQNFNTAQPSITITGTGFSNLDGAYYATIDGDNFALVSKSGAFTIYFSNSNTAPNCQEQLKDPIVDNEIIRIKAYPNPVTDKLMISQDTNFNNAQMKIVDISGKVIKTFSTITDTNMIELNVSELKAGVYFIKIFDQKNMVTQQIIKQ, via the coding sequence ATGAAACGATTTATAAATTATATGATGATTCTGTTACTGTTTTTCAGCAGTATTACAGAAATTATAGCACAACAACAAAATTTCTTAACTGTATCAGGAAATAAATTATATGATACAACAGGAAAAGAAGTACGTCTAACTGGTGTAAATTGGTTTGGTTTTGAAACACAAAACTATTCTCCTCATGGAATTTGGTCAAGAGATATGAAAAGTGTTTTACAACAAATTAAAGATTTAGGTTTTAATACCATACGGGTTCCTTGGTGTAACGAGATGTTAAACCCGAGTTCTTCTATTGCCATAAATTCTTATGGTACTGATGCCTATAGCGGAGTATCACCAATGAATGAAGAAGAAGCAACAGTAAGCAAGCCAATAGAATTACTTGACATTTTTGTAAAATGGTGTCAGGAAAATGACATGAAGATTGTATTAGATAATCATTCTAGAGCCGCTGATGGTTTTTTAAACGAGGCGGTTTGGTATACTCCAGAATATTCTGAGGAACGTTGGATTAACGACTGGGTTTTTATAGCTGATCGTTATAAGAATTACTCTGCAGTGGTAGCTATGGATTTAAATAACGAACCTCATGGATCTACTTGGGGTGATAGTAACCCTGATACAGATTGGAACAAGGCAGCAGAACGTTGTGGTAATGCAGTTCTCCAGGCAAATCCGAATGTTTTAATTATAATTGAAGGTGTAGGAGAATTTGAAGGAAACTCATATTGGTGGGGTGGACAATTAATGGGAGCAAAGAAATATCCAGTTCAATTGTCTGATCCAAGTAAACTTATGTATTCTGCTCATGAATATGGTCCTGAGGTATCCCAACAAGACTGGTTTACTGCTAGCGATTTTCCACAAAATATGCCTGGTTTATGGACTGATAATTTTCATTATTTATATGAAGAGGGTACTTCTCCACTATTTTTAGGAGAATTTGGGATTAAAGATCAAGATGCTTTTGGAGGTATTTCCTATACCTGGTTTACCGAGTTTACAGATTTCATGGGTGATATTTATTCTTGGACATTTTGGAGTATGAATCCAAATTCTGGAGATACCGGAGGAATTTTACAAGATGATTGGACAAATGTTAATCAATGGAAATTAGATGTGTTAACTCCCCATTTGGCACCATTTATTCCTAATGTTGTAGGAGGAACAGGAAATCTTCCTCCTACAGCTAGATTTACTTCGGATATAGATTCAGGTAATGCACCGTTAACAGTGCAATTTGATGCATCTGAATCCACAGATCCTGATGGAGACAATTTATCTTATTCTTGGAATTTTGGCGATGGATCTACTGCCACTGGAATAGGGATATCTCATTTGTTTGCGCAACCAGGTACTTATCAGGTTAGTCTTACTGTTAATGATGGAGCATTAAGTGATACTACTAATAAAACCATAACCGTTATAGATGATACTGTTCCAACAGTCACTGCTAATTTAGTTGCAGACAATAACTCAGGAATAGCTCCGGCTACTATTAATTTTGATGCTACAGGATCTATGTCTTCTGACGGAAGTGCATTGGTTTATGGCTGGGATTTTGGAGATGGAACTGCTGGTTCTGGAGTAACTATAAATCACGAGTTTGTAGAGGCAGGTAGTTATGATGTTGTATTAACAGTATCTAATGCAGATGGAGTTTCTGATACAGCAATTACTACTATCGTTATTACAGAACCAAATACTGGTGGTGATTGTAGTTTTGGAGCGCCATTAAATAACCCTTTACCAACTATTCCTAATGCTTCTTACAGCAATATATATATTCTTGGATCTGGTGGGCCAGACTTAAGTAATGTTACTAATTTTACTATCAATTGGGATTTACAAAATAATGGTCTTTGGCAATTCTCTATGAATACCAATAATGGAATTCCGAGTTGGTGGAATGATTTAAAAACTAATGTTACTATTCAAAATTTCAATACTGCGCAACCTAGCATTACTATTACAGGTACAGGTTTTTCTAACTTAGATGGTGCTTATTATGCAACAATTGATGGGGATAATTTTGCATTGGTATCTAAAAGCGGAGCGTTTACAATTTATTTTAGTAATAGTAATACAGCTCCTAATTGTCAAGAACAGTTAAAAGATCCAATTGTTGATAATGAGATAATAAGAATAAAAGCATATCCAAACCCCGTGACTGATAAGTTAATGATAAGTCAGGATACCAATTTTAATAATGCACAAATGAAAATAGTTGATATATCAGGAAAAGTAATTAAAACATTTTCTACAATTACTGATACAAATATGATAGAGCTAAATGTTTCAGAATTAAAAGCTGGCGTTTATTTTATAAAAATATTTGACCAAAAGAATATGGTAACTCAACAAATTATAAAGCAATAA
- a CDS encoding PKD domain-containing protein — protein sequence MGPTPNNKRGWRAYIKNTRKALFYTIAISISLGLAIISFVDVYDGTEGPMMTTQTWPAGTFLSNFPEGDRINTYHRNYLMINGQAGTGIWDVSNPTAPKKVQFSDAANNGHRWWKLEGDLFYREYSVPEVEGTGYKYLDLSNMLERKPITTSNILYTVEDGQSNYDNLETFPHTIDGSRVFDMRTGEQLDDIPTSVSLPDVVVRIGNYVFYAPQTGDISVFDFGDPTNIKFLGSFGGDIPHEQYSTGFQLWRNHLVFMSGNEGPNALVGFDISDPTDVKLGFSLHSDQATLGRYMIFQDEFGFSGRFDRGVKFNFETMEIEQEFFPPSSDETLQFIDNQWMPIGHILIASGDDKTSIFAHQDGLDTKPPTVGHHFPISGAINQPTSSTIGFVINETLNDLTLSDETIQVSPLGGDPIQGDVTTTSYQVINYVPKEDLLPNTTYEVKFVEGGVKDAVGNGIEEYVFYFTTGGDASNQSPVITGIDVDISSPVTIGTTINFTANASDPDGNDLKYRWNFGDNSPKTEWIGAVSSHTYTEPGNYLIQVQVSDDNGGFVVGSQSIVIVDAIYDKLPTQSGPITVDTDNRTVWSVNPDNNSVTLINSDDLSIINEIQVGKDPVNIALDSQGKAWVTCRDSDEIYILRKDGILETKISLESGSQPYGIIFTPDGNRGFISTFGSGKILEFSTATNSIVNELAIAEKPRAMAIDGEGEILLVTRFVSPDQEGQIWKIDLNTFTLDTTIGLPLDDFTQDNGNQGRGLPNYVSGITIHPNNKTAWSVAKKDNILRGLNRDGKPLSFDNVVRTSISSIDLTTNNENLNERLDIDNHGQPSSALYTPTGNYLFVTMQGNNRIVVIDPNTGVELLKKDVGKAPQGLTIDPVNNRVFVKNFMDRSVTVFDANEMINDGSSTLEELSTIVTVDNELLSATELKGKQIFYDAADIRMGTDGYVSCATCHIDGGEDGRTWDFTDRGEGLRNTISLIGRAGTAHGRVHWSANFDEIQDFENDIRFHFKGQGFMSDQDFNDGTTALTTGDPKTGKSGDLDALTAYIESLNSFSPSPYRNNDGSLTADGIAGKSLFEDLKCYACHSGSNFTDSNSGKLHNVGTITSTTGSRLDKKLLGIDVPTLKDVWATAPYLHNGMAKTIEEVLTIYNNNDTHGVTSSLNATQIRQLEAYIKQIDGSELAKPSEQLLKMASPVDGSIIDRAESQNLSVDTNIEGITKIQYFVDNEMIEEVVSAPFESSWTPVLWKNYTINAKVFYNNDNTASVTPEITVQFKNVIKVMFVVGDKNVLTSEDQRIKSRLEQQFGFKITLFSDEEATSPQSANPFDMALISSTVDPRELGNDLEGARVPLMTWNPFMYNKLRMVTGELNSGFGITEQGFSSIAITSPEHPMAVNAGIETSLYSISQSLPFGNPTDEAIIIATAGTKPILFGYEASIDIPSRRVAFPLRDQFMHLLTDQGLAMFDAAVLWTLHGGDADTPIGPLPDVFFKSPVDGELVNTPLKIDFNTEGWELPSQQYKLRFKIDGQDRGLITSEGEFTDGTALSEGPHELLLQMERSDNSVTDLGETITVIVTNETLPQNPTAIIQSPSDGALVGPDFNIEFSTYKWDIHPGGQHIKYFIDGIEKGSMFEIAPIPVSGLSEGVHTITLSLATENGEIIGDSAEVTITVDERFNNLPDTDFSLEYRDNSSGVSTSELKPVFQIVSESEESHALSDFKIRYWYTPEHAEAMNFNIDYSAVVGTVGSFDSNLEENYIEIGFSASSGNLNPNSKSGQIQTRLHHSGFQTHNQNNDYSYDAGKTSLKPHVLTTLYYKDELVWGLEPDGGEILNRQPNAIINPSVISGIAPLFVGFDASASSDPDGDSLSYSWDFGNGDADAGVTSQFTFLTPGDYEVGLTVDDGNGKSDTESIVINVKDEIPTLISSFTATPVSGDVPLVVDFDSSSSVYPDGSMITYIWDFGDGNTSDLANPSYTYTSSGSYAVTLTISDGVVSDISNPITISVLEGNIAPQASFNMSVTSGIAPLLVSFDASTSSDSNGDVLEYLWDFGDGTTGDGINSTHTYTEAGEYIISLTVSDGLLSANQTAILLVNESTGSNNCSFGAPMQNPLPTLSNSTFDYAYVLGEGGPELNNMANFTINWDLQNNGLWQCSMNMGDGNPAWWIDLKVNIESQTFNQVQPSITFSGTGISNFDGVYDVVMDGDNFVLVSKIAAFTIYFSNENNAPTCDNKLSEPLKDTSISVTAFPNPVIDYLTIQSDQNLKGTFIKVVDINGKVLSSSNIQRNIESIRLDMNTFQSGIYFIQIRKNQKTVIKQITK from the coding sequence ATGGGACCAACACCAAACAATAAGCGTGGATGGCGTGCGTATATAAAAAATACTCGTAAAGCACTCTTTTACACGATAGCAATATCAATATCATTAGGTCTTGCCATCATATCATTCGTAGATGTATATGATGGGACAGAAGGACCAATGATGACAACCCAAACATGGCCTGCAGGAACTTTTCTTTCTAACTTTCCTGAGGGAGACAGAATTAACACTTACCATCGCAACTACTTGATGATTAATGGTCAAGCTGGAACGGGAATATGGGATGTTTCTAATCCTACAGCACCCAAAAAAGTACAATTCAGCGATGCAGCAAATAACGGACATAGATGGTGGAAATTAGAAGGAGATCTTTTTTATAGAGAATATTCTGTTCCTGAAGTAGAAGGAACTGGATATAAATACTTAGATCTTTCTAATATGTTAGAAAGAAAACCTATTACTACTTCGAATATCCTCTATACTGTAGAAGACGGACAATCTAATTATGATAATTTAGAGACTTTTCCACATACTATAGATGGTAGTAGAGTTTTTGATATGAGAACTGGAGAGCAATTAGATGACATCCCAACTTCAGTTTCTTTGCCAGATGTAGTGGTTAGAATTGGAAACTATGTTTTTTATGCACCACAAACGGGGGATATAAGCGTATTTGATTTTGGTGATCCTACTAATATTAAATTTCTCGGGTCATTCGGAGGAGATATTCCTCATGAGCAGTATAGTACAGGATTTCAATTATGGCGAAATCACTTAGTTTTTATGAGTGGAAATGAGGGGCCGAATGCCTTAGTTGGATTTGATATAAGTGATCCAACTGATGTTAAATTAGGTTTTAGTTTACATTCTGATCAAGCCACATTAGGAAGGTATATGATATTTCAGGATGAGTTTGGTTTTTCTGGTCGTTTTGATCGGGGAGTCAAATTTAATTTTGAAACTATGGAAATTGAACAAGAGTTTTTTCCACCATCAAGTGATGAGACACTTCAGTTTATAGATAATCAATGGATGCCAATAGGCCATATTCTTATAGCAAGTGGAGATGATAAGACTTCAATTTTTGCTCATCAGGATGGACTTGATACAAAACCTCCAACAGTAGGTCATCATTTTCCTATTTCTGGGGCAATTAATCAACCTACTTCTTCTACAATAGGTTTTGTAATAAATGAAACATTAAATGATTTAACGCTTAGTGACGAGACTATACAAGTAAGTCCTTTAGGAGGTGATCCAATTCAGGGTGATGTAACCACAACATCTTATCAAGTTATAAATTATGTCCCAAAAGAAGATTTACTTCCTAATACAACCTACGAAGTAAAGTTTGTAGAAGGAGGTGTAAAAGATGCGGTTGGTAATGGGATTGAAGAGTATGTGTTTTACTTTACTACTGGAGGCGATGCTTCTAATCAATCCCCTGTAATTACAGGAATTGATGTAGACATCTCTTCTCCGGTAACGATCGGAACTACTATAAACTTTACAGCGAATGCAAGTGATCCTGATGGTAATGATTTGAAATATAGATGGAATTTTGGTGATAATTCTCCTAAAACCGAATGGATTGGAGCGGTTAGTAGTCATACGTATACAGAACCAGGAAATTACCTGATACAAGTACAAGTTTCTGATGATAATGGTGGTTTTGTAGTAGGATCTCAATCTATTGTAATAGTAGATGCTATATATGATAAGTTACCAACACAATCGGGACCCATTACCGTTGATACTGATAATAGAACTGTGTGGTCAGTAAATCCCGATAATAATTCTGTAACACTTATTAACTCGGATGATTTATCTATTATTAATGAAATTCAAGTAGGAAAAGACCCTGTTAATATAGCATTAGATTCCCAGGGGAAAGCTTGGGTCACATGTCGAGATTCTGATGAGATCTATATTTTAAGAAAAGATGGAATATTAGAAACCAAAATATCTTTAGAAAGCGGATCTCAACCTTATGGAATTATATTTACACCTGATGGTAATCGGGGGTTTATATCAACTTTTGGTTCAGGTAAAATATTAGAGTTTTCAACAGCAACTAATTCCATAGTCAATGAATTAGCTATTGCAGAAAAACCTAGAGCAATGGCGATAGATGGAGAAGGGGAAATCCTTTTAGTAACTAGATTTGTTTCTCCAGATCAAGAAGGACAAATATGGAAAATAGATTTAAATACATTTACTCTTGACACAACTATTGGACTGCCATTGGATGATTTCACACAAGATAATGGAAATCAAGGAAGAGGCTTACCTAATTATGTTTCAGGGATAACTATTCATCCAAATAATAAAACAGCGTGGTCAGTAGCTAAAAAGGATAATATTCTTAGAGGATTAAATCGTGATGGAAAACCACTGTCATTTGATAATGTTGTCAGGACCTCAATATCATCTATTGATCTAACAACTAATAATGAAAATCTAAATGAGAGGTTGGATATCGATAATCATGGTCAGCCTTCATCTGCTTTATACACGCCAACTGGAAATTACCTTTTTGTTACCATGCAAGGTAACAATAGAATTGTAGTAATTGATCCAAATACAGGTGTAGAGCTCCTTAAGAAAGATGTTGGGAAGGCTCCTCAAGGCTTGACAATAGATCCTGTAAATAATCGGGTTTTTGTAAAGAATTTTATGGATCGTTCAGTTACGGTTTTTGATGCTAATGAGATGATAAATGATGGTAGCAGTACGTTGGAAGAATTATCGACGATTGTAACGGTAGATAATGAGTTATTATCAGCTACAGAACTTAAGGGGAAACAAATATTCTATGATGCGGCCGATATCAGAATGGGTACAGATGGTTATGTGAGTTGCGCTACCTGTCATATCGATGGAGGAGAAGATGGAAGAACTTGGGACTTTACTGATAGAGGAGAAGGATTGAGAAATACAATCTCTTTAATAGGTAGAGCAGGAACAGCTCACGGGAGAGTTCATTGGAGCGCTAATTTTGATGAGATTCAAGATTTCGAAAATGATATTCGTTTTCATTTTAAGGGACAAGGTTTTATGAGTGATCAGGATTTTAATGACGGTACAACGGCATTAACTACTGGAGATCCTAAAACTGGAAAATCTGGAGATTTAGATGCATTAACGGCATATATAGAATCCTTAAATAGTTTTAGTCCTAGTCCATATCGAAATAATGATGGATCGCTTACAGCAGATGGAATAGCTGGAAAATCTTTATTTGAAGATCTAAAATGCTATGCTTGCCATAGTGGGAGTAATTTTACGGATAGTAATTCTGGAAAATTACATAATGTTGGTACAATTACGAGCACTACGGGAAGTCGTTTGGATAAAAAACTACTTGGGATTGATGTGCCAACGTTAAAAGATGTCTGGGCAACAGCTCCATATCTTCATAATGGAATGGCCAAAACTATAGAAGAAGTACTAACAATTTATAATAATAATGACACTCACGGAGTAACATCATCTTTAAATGCCACTCAAATAAGACAATTAGAGGCATATATAAAACAGATTGATGGTTCCGAATTAGCCAAACCATCAGAGCAGTTACTAAAAATGGCTTCTCCTGTTGATGGATCTATAATTGATAGAGCAGAATCACAAAACCTTAGTGTTGATACTAATATAGAAGGGATTACAAAGATTCAATATTTTGTAGATAATGAAATGATAGAAGAAGTAGTAAGTGCTCCTTTCGAATCCTCATGGACACCTGTTCTTTGGAAGAACTATACAATTAATGCGAAGGTTTTTTATAACAATGATAATACAGCTTCTGTAACTCCGGAAATCACTGTTCAATTTAAGAATGTTATAAAAGTGATGTTTGTTGTTGGTGATAAGAATGTACTTACGTCGGAGGATCAGCGAATAAAATCTAGATTAGAGCAACAGTTTGGATTTAAAATTACTTTGTTTTCTGATGAAGAAGCAACCAGTCCGCAATCTGCTAATCCATTTGATATGGCCTTAATTTCTTCAACCGTTGATCCTAGAGAACTAGGAAATGATCTAGAAGGAGCTAGAGTTCCATTGATGACTTGGAATCCATTTATGTATAACAAATTAAGAATGGTTACTGGAGAATTAAATAGTGGATTTGGTATTACAGAACAAGGTTTTTCTTCAATTGCAATAACATCTCCAGAACATCCAATGGCTGTAAATGCGGGTATTGAAACATCATTATATTCCATAAGCCAAAGTTTACCTTTCGGTAATCCAACAGATGAAGCTATTATTATTGCAACAGCCGGAACCAAACCTATTTTGTTTGGTTATGAGGCTAGTATTGATATCCCTTCGAGAAGAGTAGCTTTCCCATTGCGAGATCAGTTTATGCATTTGCTCACTGATCAAGGACTAGCCATGTTCGATGCAGCGGTTTTATGGACATTACATGGAGGCGATGCAGATACACCAATTGGCCCCTTGCCTGATGTGTTTTTTAAATCACCAGTGGATGGAGAGTTAGTTAATACTCCTTTGAAAATAGATTTTAATACTGAAGGTTGGGAATTACCATCTCAGCAGTATAAACTAAGATTTAAAATTGATGGACAAGATCGTGGATTAATAACCTCCGAAGGGGAATTTACAGATGGTACAGCTTTATCAGAAGGCCCTCATGAGTTGTTATTACAAATGGAGAGAAGTGATAATTCTGTAACAGATTTAGGTGAAACAATTACGGTAATAGTTACTAACGAAACATTACCACAAAATCCTACAGCAATTATTCAATCCCCTTCAGATGGTGCATTGGTAGGACCTGATTTTAATATAGAATTTTCTACTTATAAATGGGATATTCATCCAGGAGGACAGCATATTAAGTATTTTATTGATGGAATCGAGAAAGGTTCCATGTTCGAAATAGCTCCAATACCAGTTTCAGGCTTGTCAGAAGGGGTACACACTATCACATTATCATTAGCTACGGAAAACGGAGAAATCATTGGAGATTCTGCAGAGGTTACAATAACTGTAGATGAACGATTTAATAATCTTCCGGATACCGATTTTAGTTTAGAATATAGAGATAATAGTTCTGGGGTATCTACATCAGAATTGAAACCTGTATTCCAGATAGTAAGTGAATCAGAAGAAAGTCATGCACTAAGCGATTTTAAGATTAGATATTGGTACACTCCGGAACATGCAGAAGCAATGAATTTTAATATAGATTATTCCGCTGTAGTAGGAACTGTAGGTAGTTTTGATTCTAATTTAGAAGAAAATTATATAGAAATTGGTTTTAGTGCATCTTCTGGAAATTTAAATCCTAATAGTAAGTCTGGTCAAATTCAAACTAGATTACACCATTCAGGTTTTCAAACTCATAATCAGAACAATGATTATTCATATGATGCAGGGAAGACTTCTCTGAAACCACATGTGTTAACAACTTTATATTATAAAGACGAATTAGTTTGGGGATTAGAGCCTGATGGTGGAGAAATATTAAATAGGCAACCAAATGCTATCATAAACCCTAGTGTTATATCAGGAATAGCGCCTTTATTTGTAGGTTTTGATGCTTCAGCTTCTAGTGACCCAGATGGTGATTCATTAAGTTATTCTTGGGATTTTGGTAATGGTGATGCAGACGCAGGAGTAACTAGTCAGTTCACGTTTCTTACTCCAGGTGATTATGAAGTTGGATTAACTGTTGATGATGGAAATGGAAAATCCGATACAGAATCTATTGTGATTAACGTTAAGGATGAAATTCCTACCTTAATTTCTAGTTTTACAGCAACCCCAGTATCAGGGGATGTGCCTTTAGTTGTTGATTTTGATTCCTCGAGTTCTGTATATCCAGATGGATCTATGATAACATATATTTGGGATTTTGGAGATGGAAATACGAGTGATTTGGCCAATCCTTCTTATACATATACTAGTTCTGGATCTTATGCGGTTACGTTAACAATTAGTGATGGCGTAGTCTCGGATATTTCTAATCCAATTACTATTAGCGTTCTTGAGGGTAACATCGCTCCGCAAGCTAGTTTTAATATGTCGGTAACATCAGGGATTGCTCCTTTGTTGGTAAGCTTTGATGCTTCAACTTCTTCTGATTCCAATGGAGATGTTTTAGAATACCTATGGGATTTTGGTGATGGAACAACCGGAGATGGAATAAATAGTACCCACACATATACGGAAGCTGGGGAATATATTATTTCTCTTACAGTAAGTGATGGACTATTATCAGCTAATCAAACAGCTATACTTCTGGTAAATGAATCTACGGGCAGTAATAATTGTAGTTTTGGTGCTCCTATGCAAAATCCATTACCTACATTATCTAATTCCACATTTGATTATGCCTATGTTTTAGGAGAAGGAGGTCCGGAATTGAACAACATGGCTAATTTTACAATCAACTGGGATTTACAAAACAATGGGTTATGGCAATGTTCAATGAATATGGGTGATGGTAACCCAGCTTGGTGGATTGATTTAAAGGTAAATATTGAAAGTCAAACATTCAATCAAGTACAACCAAGCATAACATTTTCAGGAACAGGAATATCAAATTTTGATGGTGTTTATGATGTCGTTATGGATGGAGATAATTTTGTGCTCGTTTCTAAAATAGCAGCATTTACTATATACTTTAGTAATGAAAATAATGCTCCTACTTGTGATAACAAGCTAAGTGAACCATTAAAAGATACTTCGATCTCAGTAACAGCGTTTCCTAATCCAGTAATAGATTATCTAACAATACAGAGTGATCAAAATTTAAAAGGAACTTTTATTAAAGTTGTAGATATAAATGGAAAGGTCTTGTCATCTAGTAATATTCAGAGAAATATAGAATCGATACGATTAGATATGAATACGTTCCAATCAGGGATATATTTCATACAAATTCGGAAGAATCAAAAAACTGTAATTAAACAAATTACTAAATAA